The Aedes albopictus strain Foshan chromosome 1, AalbF5, whole genome shotgun sequence genomic interval GGATGTgatagtggtgacgaagtggtgctaggtggtgaaaaatttgaagttgtggatgtATTTGTTTATGTTGGTACTCAAGTGACGTgcaataatgatgttacccgcgaggtgaaaagacggattgcggctgcgaatcgggcctttttcggtgtGCAAAaacagctgaggtcccgcagactgcaaacgaagacaaaactcgcgttgtgcaagacgctgattctttcggtcgctttatacggtcatgaaacgtggacgttaaaagaagttgatcggagagcttttggagtcttcgaacgtaaagtgctgcgaacaatactcggcggtaaactggaggacggcatctggcggcgtacGAAtcgtaccaggtatataaagagatggatatagtgaagcgaatacaacacggcaggctgcggtgggctggacacgtagctcgtatgccggaggaacgacaagcaaaaattatattcagcagagaaccaggaaggggtcgtcgtcGGCTTTGTGGAAGGCCGCGgtcacgttggctttttgcagttgacgaggacctaaggactctaaacgttcagggcgactggaaacgattggcccaggaccgaggccagtggaggcgaatacttcattcggcgtagactcaccgctacgaattGTAgcctatcaagtatcaagtaagtaattGGATAtaatgggatatcacagaagttaacatgacatatcatgtaaaaatcataaaatatcatataaacttccattatatgtcatgtagttcagcatgactctgagtgtttatatgacatgtaacacaaatttacatgatttatcatgtaaaccatcataactctaaatttacatgactaaaataaaGTTTTCATGACGTGTAAAGCTCATTATATTTATCTATGTATAGGGTTGCACAGCGAAAAGTAGAATAAAGGAAAAATGCGGAATGTGTGATATTCTTCACAacgcttaaggacaaggtatttggagtacatagctcaaaatttctagagcaccgttttttagaaccgttgaatggatttggatgaaaatgcatcacgctaattgttcagtggttgtcaacagcgtgatgcattttaatccaaatccgttcaacggttctaaaaaacggtgctctagaaattttgagcaatgtactccaaataccttgtccttaactcaAAGTTTTGTAGAAAGGTGAGTATTGTGTAGAACGTTTATTAAAAATGGCTGTAACAACATGTTATCATGCTTAGGATAACACTGACAAATAAAATCCAAACATAGATACATATTTATTTTTCGCAAAactcatggattttttttggtaTTGTATGTCCTCTCAATTTCAGCTCTATAAATGGCCTCGATAATATCATTTGCAACATTTTGTTGCTCAACTATCTTAGAGCTAAGTTTTTCCAGCAGCTCCTCCATCTTTTGGAATCTTTTGTTCACTTCGACTTCAAGTTTTTGCACTCTGGTGCTCAATTCAGAAAATTGTGGATTGTTGTTTAATACTGTTTCTTCAATTTGGGCTAACCTGGAGTCAAAATTGGCTTTCTGCTGCTGCAACTGATCAATCGTCAAACGGCAATCAAATCCAAAGACAACCTTGCTGTCTGTGTCGCAAGTTAATTCTCCTTCAATTGTCATATCTGATTTGTTTCTCAGTAAACTATTTTTCCATACACAGTTTAGTGGGTTTCCAGCTAGGTTGACTTTTTTAAGCCCGCGGAAATGGTTGATTGCGAAATGTGTCAATTTATTGGCAGTAAGATTAAGATGGGAAAGCTTAGGCATGTGCCAACTACATACGTCAATATGTTTCAATTCATTGTTTGCAAGATTTAAATGAGTGAGCGATGGCAAACTCGCCAACCCATGATTGtaaatttgtttaattttattAGAAAACAGATCAAGACTTTCCAAATTGTCCAAACCAGTGAGCTGGTCAATTTGAACTGTTTGTATTAAGTTACTATTAAGAtccaaatatttcatttttttcagtTGATTCATGTTCTCTGGAATTCGTGTCAATTTTTCATTTCTACACACAAATTTTTCCAGCGCATAGTACTTCCCACGTTCTATAATCACATTTTCCGTTAATGTGAATTGTAACTCAATGCTCGTTAATTTTGGGCTTATATGAATCGTTTTAACCTTTCCACCATGAAATTTgatatgaatgcatttttggaGTTGATCAGTGAAATTTTGAGGGAGTATGTTGccataaaaatatataaaatataaCGATTCCACAGCTGGAATCTCTTCCACTGAAGCCGCATCaccgggcaaatagaaatttctAATCTCAGCTTCATTTTTCGAGAGATGCACAGAGAACGACTTTATTTCACCAAAAGTACCGATTAAAAGCAGCCTGTAAAGAAGAGAAGAAAACGATCATCCATCAAGTACAACAATATTCGCtgcactttcacttacaataccACAATTTCTTTCATTTTGAATAAGGTTTCAAACGATGTCACTTTCACTGGTAGCACTGAATGTTTAACTGGAAGTTATCCCAACCCAACCGCTTTTTATGCGCATGCGGTCATTCAGAACATCAGAGTTACATTAGGGTGGCGCAGTATTTCGGAGGAATCAGTCTTTGATATTTACAAGTAACATTTTAATAGCTTTGCGTGAAATCAACGTTTTGATCATTTAATTAATTACGAGTACATTCTCGCGAAATGTAATTTGTGTCCCAGTGAATggatgttctggataaatacgtgTTGAAATAACTTGCGCCTAAAATAATCCACAATTAAATAATCCTAATtgatattgcgattttttttcgacttagacagggttctctccgaatcctcaggGAGGGTTCTCTCCGCATCCTCCGGGAGGATTGTCTCCGAATCCTCAGGgacgattctctccgaatcctcgggaggattctctctgaatcctcaGGGACGATTCTCTCCGAACCctcagggaggattctctccgaatcctcagggaggattctttccgaatcctcagggaggattctctccgaatcctcagggagaattctctccgaatcctcagggaggattctctccgaatcctcagggaggattctctccgaatcctcagggaggattctctccgaatcctcagggaggattctctccgaatcctcagggaggattctctccgaatcctcaggGAGGATTGTCTCCGAATCctcagggaggattctctccgaatcctcagggaggattctttccgaatcctcagggaggattctctctgaatcttcagggaggattctctccgaatcctcagggaggattctctccaaatcctcagggaggattctctccgaatcctcagggagaattctctccgaatcctcagggaggattctctccgaatcctcagggagattctctccgaatcctcagggaggattctctccgaatcctcagggaggattctctccgaatcctcagggaggattctctccgaatcctcagggagcattctctccgaatcctcagggtggattctctccgaatcctcagggaggattctctccgaatcctcagggaggattctctccgaatcctcgtggaggattctctccgaatcctcgggACGGCTCTTCTCGAATCCtcttgtaaagcctgtatcctcaATAATCGGGATACAGATACggccgataatgtgacagttttcgccggccgtcgtaatgtttaccattaaggtcttttgttctcggtccaccagctggtcatgtttacacaacaaaaccgatgtttacgttcatccttattgttctcagCTACcacacggagaaactcaagtacctaaatttgagtttttttaaactcacttttgagttcttttttgtctcttctctcatccactctctttgttgttgtcagagagcgaagagcaaaccaacccaactttgacagttcggtgcgggaagccaaaattgagtaaacagcattgaactcaaatttgagtattttgaactagcagttgggtgaaaaaaaacTTAGCCGGTAGGTACTTGGCCGCACGGGATCAACTGTAAAAAACCtacttcaacatcgcttccatgaactcaaatatgggttcccgcacgcaaccccgaagttgggtgaaataaactcatattcgggtactttgttttctccgtgtatgttttcataacaaaagcagCTGATTTCGCCTggatcggggaaagaaggcgaaaatgtgtcataaatgttaggttagtaccatattagggcgagttcaatttcgtcgcttaagtctgattattcgtaaaaaatacaatatttacgCCGAAACAGAACTGTGTGAAACTGATGGCGAAGTTTTAATTGATAGTGCGTGTGGCGAGATTTAGTGTTGACTTTTAACCACAGAAAACAAACGTTCACATTCTGTTCACCGGGTGTGCAAAGCTGTTACCGATCATTTCGAAGCAATGCCGTTATGTTCCCGATATGCGGCGCTGGCATCTTCTGAACTGTACATCGATTTTGCTACCATATACAAAATTAGGCGCCagctatcagaaggccggctccagaggcacgttatcctccatttgggacatttgtgccattgccaATTTCATCATTTACGTGAGGGAAAagaaaggaaataaggataaggataggGGTAAGGACAGATAgagaaataggaaaaaaaatactctggaagagggtactaacgcataagcgtactatACTGgactcaaacagcgccctgaaaagggcactgtaataacgcatgaaGCGAAAGAGAGCATGtagttctttaccacagcgggttatgAACAACAGAAtaacctgaagattcaggtttttgAAGTCAGTTTTACTTATTAAGTGTTTACCGattactcggaaacgcagttgcggaaAAACTGGACaggtacatatcaaatgatacgaagttccataatcggattcaaagctatcacatacaaatgaatcagcttgctgaatactcgccatgtgatagctgagtcggcagtggccagtcaatgctttgaccagaatgctgcaattctgctttgacagatttgtaagatacttcgccacccttggagatggctcagtacgatacaatttggtttgacgacatgactccaaactattccagtattgtctgtgttgagtggcagcccaggtgtcaatctgaagctttacccaacacttcgatatcggaatagctggctcagggccaatgaagtcatgtggtcctccagtgcgagctaactcatcagccaatttcgAGCGATGGAAGAatcgccaggtacccatacaaggtgaacagcgttttctgaattcagctcctcgatttgagttcgacaatcgataactaccttcgacctagagctggccgaagcaagtgctttaatagcagcttggctatctgaacagaagtataataCTCTgctcattacgtgctgctgaagtgtcgattgcactccgctcATAAGagtaaagatttcggcctgaaaaacggtgcagtgtctacgaagtgagtaagacagatacagccttagctcacgataaTATACACCAGCGCCTGCTCGactttcgagaagggagccatcactgtaacatacgatgccgtatgAAATACTtccttccagatatccagatgtccactcttccagggaagggaattttgtggaaaatgtcctatatgggaaattacaagcaattgttagatcacttggagcaaggacaattttgtcccaattcaccaaaacatGAAACaatgaggtgtgtgttgatgtgcggttcacagtacgtagacggtaagtgcaagaaagtgcttcttgtttgagatgaatgtgtagtggagcaccatcaaagagagcttcgagcgctgccatgggagttgaagagaacgctccagacatcgccattaggcacatcttttggagatgacctaactttgattggaccgcccaagtaacaatcagcatgccttgaaggtttattcatgttttatcctggttttatacgagcatatgaaaaagctagttgttctaattTAGTTTTATGTAGTAGTTtattactttgaacctttggcgttccataaaactatcatataacttctgctataaacatcttcagttaaagacttgcaagtagacatgagttggttttatcacttattatataccatttcaataaaacttgcatttacggttgttgtcggagagatttttttgtaaacaaatacacaaaactgtgaggcaatgcataaaaccaacaaaagatttcgtggtcgtaacataaaccaaaaaaatgctgtgataaaaccgctagttctatcatgagctcagttatgactacctcaggagggttagccctattgaaggaatcatcaggaacacaaagttttattagaaaaacatgccgcctagccgggataatttatgtaaatacaaaaaaaaatattacaattttatgatttcacgtacatcataagatcaaattaaaccatacaacacgtttccgtcattttactttgtcagaaaaattacataatgtcttttaaactccgctgtgttgaaaaaaccttttttgcaccaaattccaccgagtaaattaaatgcatttaacttccaaattatgcatagtttgtgtggcgcacttagtttttgccattatcacagtcacattcaccacaaattttccgtggcatgtctcctgacacgtattaaataggaaaacaaatctgaattccatatctgcatctttccaattgatggctggataaacaaccaagcataatttattctggcgatcgaacattgagagtgaaaaataatcaaaacaattatttgacaagtcagaagatggttttatttagaaggttgataaaactatgatacaacccgaaatcctatgccggtttgcatacgaagttctgcagaccctaataagactgggccaactagccagaacgtgggcttattgaggcatacaagaactcgagagcattttcaagtcggcatcaatggttttatgtttaggatttttgaatcactaaaaaactttgataaaattaaaattgttacttgggcgttctcgcccttttgccaccacacaagacatccataagccaatattggccaaaCCACAGAACtgtgtgtaaatccatttgatatacttgggttttggaccccaagttgtaccaaaggttcgccggcattgcccgaaggccacacaagctttcttgattctgaactcaatgtggggtgtccaggaaagcttggaatcaagaataactccaacgtactttacctgttcagtcacacggatttcagaatcaaagaaacgcaaaggtcgaacgccatcacggtttcgcctttccgtaaaaagaacaatagatgttttactcggattaaccgaaaggccacattggcgacaccaaccctcaactacctgaagagcgttttgcatcaggtcgaaaagggtgctgatgcacataccgactaacaatgctagatagtcgtcggcaaaaccataagcaggaaaaccgctattattgagttgcctcaatagcgtatctgctacgagattccacaagtgatgataagactcccccttgggggcatccacaaacactcaatttcctaatcgccgcttgacgcaatgtcgagaagagatgtcggtttttgagcatttggcgaatccaattggaaatcattggtgaTATACCATGacaccgtgcggcttccaatatggcatcgaaaggcacgttgtcaaaggcaccctcgatatcaaagaaaacacccagacaagactgcttttgagcgaatgctttctcgatatcgtaaacaaccttgtgtaaaagagtcacagtggacttaccagattggtaggcatgttgggtcacatgaagaggcacgttggccagatgaacatcacggatgtgatgatccacaatgcgttctaagcatttcagaagaaaagaggtcaaactgataggtcttcttcatacgacgcacgacccactttcggaataaacttcacagtaatatcccgccaggatttgggaatataccctgtagcaaaactgcaaacaagtatttttgttcaaaacatgtttaaaatgatCAAATCTCTTCTGAAACAAGATagaataaatcccatctgctccaggagatttgaaaggaacaaagctattaagtgcccactcaatcgattcttaagttatgatacttcgagccgaagctaaagaatcataactacaagaaaagacatcaggttcatc includes:
- the LOC115256076 gene encoding leucine-rich repeat-containing protein 40-like, which gives rise to MKEIVVLLLLIGTFGEIKSFSVHLSKNEAEIRNFYLPGDAASVEEIPAVESLYFIYFYGNILPQNFTDQLQKCIHIKFHGGKVKTIHISPKLTSIELQFTLTENVIIERGKYYALEKFVCRNEKLTRIPENMNQLKKMKYLDLNSNLIQTVQIDQLTGLDNLESLDLFSNKIKQIYNHGLASLPSLTHLNLANNELKHIDVCSWHMPKLSHLNLTANKLTHFAINHFRGLKKVNLAGNPLNCVWKNSLLRNKSDMTIEGELTCDTDSKVVFGFDCRLTIDQLQQQKANFDSRLAQIEETVLNNNPQFSELSTRVQKLEVEVNKRFQKMEELLEKLSSKIVEQQNVANDIIEAIYRAEIERTYNTKKNP